DNA sequence from the Bordetella genomosp. 9 genome:
TGGAGGCCTACCAGAAATGGGCGGGCGACAAGAAGAACGCCGAGACCAAGGAAAACCTGGATGCCCTCATCAAGGACATCCAGAACACCGACACCTACAAGTCGCTCAACGATGCCTTCAAGAACTCCGAGTTCTACAAGGAGATGCAGGCGTCCGGCAAGAAGATCAACGAATACCTGGACCAGCAGTCCAAGGGTTCGGTGAAACGGCCGAATGTCTCCCTGACGCTGTCCATGGGCGGCGACGGCGGCAGCGGCAATCGCGGCGGCCAGGTCAACCTGACCAACGGGGGCAGGATCCTGACCACCGGCGACATCTCGTACGGCGTGCTCGGGCAGTCCATCGGCGGCGGCGGCGGGCAGGGCGGCGTCGCGTACTCGTCCGGCACCAACAAAACGAACCTGGGCGGTACGCTCGGCGGCAAGGGCGGTTCCGGCAACGTCGGCGGCGAAGTCATCGTCAAGAACCAGGGCACCATCCAGACCTACGGCGGCGCATCCTACGGTGTCTTCGCCGAGTCGGTGGGCGGCGGCGGCGGCATCGGCGTCGGCGCCCTCAGCAGCGACAACAAGAACCTGGTGATCAACTTCACCGCCGGCGGCAGCGGCGGCAGCGGCGCCAACGGCGGCGCGGTAACGGTGCAGAACAGCGGCACCATCCAGACCCGGGGCGACGAGGCGCACGCGATCGTCGCGCAAAGCGTGGGCGGCGGCGGTGGCGCCTTCATGATGGCCCCGCCGCCCAGCGACGCCGACGCCCCCGCGGCCACGGATGAAAAGGCTGCTTCCGCGGGCTCGCTGAAGGAACTGCTGAAGGCCGTCGGGATCGAAAAAATCCCCGCGGCGTCGACGGATGCCGGCAAGAAGCCTTCGTCCAAATCCGGCAGCTTCACGCTCGGCGGTTCCGGCGGCATGTCCGGCGGCGGCGGTGCGGTGACGGTCACCCATAGCGGCACCGTCACGACATCAGGCCTGGCCGCATTCGGCATCTTCGCGCAGTCCGTCGGTGGCGGCGGCGGCATCTCCAACGCCGCGGGCAGCCCCGGCGGCGTCAAGTATGCGGCGTCCTATGGCGGCAAGGGCGGCTCTTCCGGCAACGGCGGCGTCGTCAAGGTGGAGCTGGGCAACAATGCCTCGATCCGCACCGCCGGTGACTACTCCACGGCCGTGTATGCGCAGTCCATCGGCGGCGGCGGCGGCTACGGCGGCGCGTCGGTGCTGCAGGGCTATACGCTGCCGGTGTTCGGCAACAGCGGCGGCACCAGCGGCGACGGCGGCTATATCGAAGTCCGCACGATCGAAGGCGCCACCACCATTCAGACGCAAGGCGCCAAGGCGCATGGCGTGGTCGCGCAATCGCTGGGCGGCGGTGGCGGCACGGTCAGCGAGCTGCTCAAGACCGACACCACCGCGCGCGCCGCGCTGGAAAAAACCGCCACGGCGCTGACTGCCGTCGTCAAGGCGACGGGCGGCACCGGCACGCTGCTGGACAACATCGACAAGGTGCCGGAAGACCTGCAAGGCGTGGCGCGCTTGTTCGGCAATGACAAGGACACGGTCAACAACGTCCTGAACGCCCTGACGACCAGCCTGAACCAGCGCAGCGCTTCCCAGGGCACCGGCGGCGAGATCTGGGTGAAGCTGAATGGCGACATCAAGACCAACGGCGCCGATTCGTATGGCATCTTCGCCCAGAGCGGCTTCCAGCAAAGCACCGGCGCGCTCGATCCCACCCGTGCCGGTGGCAAGATCAGCGTCGACTACACGGGCGTCCTGCAAGGCGGTTCCGGCGACGGCGCGGCCATTGCCATCGACGGCGGCAAGTCCAACGTCATCACCATCGGAGCCGGGTCGTACGTCAGCGCGCTTTCGGGCCACGCCATCGTATCGACCTTCGGCCAGGAATCGGTGCGCAACTACGGCACCGTGGTGGGCGACATCAACCTGGCCCGCAACAACACCACGGAGTGGAACGAGTTCCGCAACGAGGCCGGGGGCACCTATGTGTCCGGCGGCAGCGGCATGGTCAACGTCAGCAATGGCGCGGGCTGGTTCTACAACGCCGGCAGCTTCGACGTGGGCGGCGTGGACACGATTTCCACCGCGACGGTCAACAAGGTCGACGTGCTCCTGGGCGGCGCCCTGCTGGTGGACGTCAACAGCCTGGCGGCGCCGGGTACGCCCAACGCCGACGTGTTGAAGGGCGCCAGGATATTCGTGGACGGCGTGGCGATCCAGCCCCACGCCGTGGATGGCCTGCTGCCCGGCACCTTCCAGGTGTTGTCTGCGGATTCCCTGGTGGTGAGGCAGCCGGCCACCGCCGGGGCCAACCCCGCCAGCCCGATTTCCTGGTCGGCGACGCAGACCGGCAACACCGTCTCGATTTCGCCGTCGGCGGATTTCGCGGGCAAGGCGCCCAGCGATCTCACCAACACCGAACGCTCGCTGGTCAGCAGCCTGCAAAGCGCCTGGGACGCCAGCAACCCAGGGGTGGCCGGTTTCTTCGCGGCCATGGCGAATATCGACTCGCCTGATAAATACGCCAGCGCGCTCAACAGCCTGACCGCCACCGAAGACCTGGCCCAGGTGGCCACCCGCCAGACGCTGGCCGGCCGCAAGTCCCTGAACGCCGCCCTGAGCTGCCCGGTCTTCGACGGCGACGGCGTCACCCTGCGCGAAACGCAATGCGTGTGGTCACGCATCACCGGCTCGCGCACGACCCAGAGCAGCAGTTCGGCGGGTGACGGCTTCTGGCAGAACGGCATCAGCTATCGCCTGGGCGGGCAGTGGGAGATCCGCCCGGACTGGTTCTTCGGGGTCACGGGCGCCTACAACACCAATTCCATGCACACCAACGACCGTATGACGTCGGTGCGGGGACAAGGTGGCGACGTCTCCGTGTCGCTGAAGCACCAGAGCGGCCCGTGGCTGCTGGCGGGCGCATTGCACGCCGGATACGGCAGCTATGACTCCGATTCCCTGTTCGTCATCGGCGACGATATGTGGAAAGCGGAAGCCCGCAATGACGTCTGGACCGCCGGCATGAGGTTGCGCGCGGCCTACGAGGTCGTGGCCGACAACTGGTATGTGCGGCCCTATGCGGACCTGGATGTGCTACACAGCTACATGCCCGGCTATACGCTGAGCGGCGACGGCGCGACGCTGAAGACCAGCTCGCTGAAGCAATGGACCTTCGCGATTTCGCCGATGATCGAAGTCGGCACCCGCGTCGACGCCGGCCGCTTCGGCTGGCTGCGTCCGTTCGTGTCCGTCGGCGGCACGTTCCTGGACAACAGCGGCTCGCGCAGCAAGGTGTCGTTCTCGGAAGGCGAAGGCGACGGGATCACGTTCACGTCGAAGTCTTCCCTGCCGAATCGCATGCTGAACCTGGGTGCGGGTGTCCAGCTCTACGCCAAGGACAAGTATGAGCTGCGCATGGAGTACCAGGCGCAGCTGGCATCGCATTTCACCAACCAGGAGCTCAGCCTGCGCGGGGCGTATCGGTTCTGAGGCTGCCATCGAACGCGCGCTGCAGCAGCGCGCGTATCGGTGCCCGTTCGATCGGGCGGGGATTCCAATAGGCATTCTGGCAGGCCAGATCGGCGGCGCGGTCGAGATCGGCTTCGCGCATGCCGAGCGCGGCAAGCGACACAGGCGCGCCAAGTTCGCGCGCCAATAGATGGATGCCCGTGGGCGCGTCGTCACAACCGAGCGCGTCCGCGATACGCGCCATCGCATGCGGGGCGGCGCTGGCGTTGTACGCCAGCGCGTGCGCCAGCACGACGGTGTGCGTGGGCGCGTGCGGCAGATCGAACGTTCCGCCCAGGGTATGGCACAGCTTGTGATGCAGCGCCATTCCGACCGCGCCCAGCACCGTTCCGCACAGCCAGGCGCCGTACAGCGCCCTGGCGCGTGCTTCGATGTTCGACGGTTCGCGCACGATGATCGGCAGACTGCCGGCCAGTGCGGCGATGCCCTCGTGCGCGAAAAGGTCCGTCACCGGGTTGGCGTCACGCGAATAGAGGCCTTCGGCGGCATGCGCGATCGCATTGATGCCGCTCGTCACCGACAGCGCGGTCGGCAGGCTCAGCGTCAGCTCGGGATCATAGATAACGGTCTTGGGAAGCACACGCAAGTCATTGCCGGTGCGCTTCAGGCCATCTTCGGTGAGGCCGTAGATGGGCGTCATTTCGCTACCGGCGTATGTCGTGGGTACTGCGATGATCGGCAATCCGCTGGTCAACGCAATGGCTTTCGCCAGGCCGATCGCGGAGCCTCCTCCGGCCGCAACGATGCAGTCGGCGCGGACTTGCGTGGCCAGTTCGCGCGCCTCGCGCGCCAGCTCGGCAGGCACATGCATCGCCGCGCGATCGAACAGGCCCGCGCAGGCGTCACCGAGCGTGTCGCACAGTGATTTGCCCAACGCGCGCTGCTCCGCGCCGCTTATGACGAGTGCGCGTCCGGCGCCCAGCAATCGTGCCTCGTCGGCGATGGTCGCGCGTTTTCCCGCGCCGAACACGACGCGTACGGCGCGGCCGCCGTAGACAAACTCACTGGCATGCATGGTTGGCGTCCTCGATGGGGTAGTCGACCTGTTTCCGTGCGACGCGAATGTCGCCGCCGCGCGCCGCCTTCATGCGGTTTCCTCGAGCGGGTTCAATACGAAGCGGTAGTCGAGCGTGTAGAAAGGTGTGTCCGACGTCGTGCCGTCGGGAGCGATGCCCGCCTCGTGGCGTTCCCAGTCGACGACCAGCGAGGAACGAACGCCGAACACCGCGTCGGAATCCAGGTAGCGGTCGCCGTCGCGAAACACATGCGTGATGAGCGGTTCGTAGCCTGCCGCCTGTATCCAGAAGTGCAGATGCGCGGGCCGCCACGGATGCCTGCCCAGCGCTTCCAGCATTTTGCCGACGGGGCCATCGTGAGGAATCGGATAGGCCTCCGCCAGGATGGAGCGGAAATGGAACGTGCCGTCCGCGGCAGTGCGCAGGCGGCCGCGTGCTTGCGGCACGATGCGGCCGTCGGCGTCCGTTTCGTGCTGGACGTCGTAGAAGCCGTCCTCGTCGGATTGCCATACATCGAGTTGCGCCCCGCCGACCGGCTCGCCATCGATGCCGGCCACGCTGCCGCTGACGAAGCATGGCATGCCGGCGGCGCCGTTCGCGATGTCGTCGCCCAACGCGTATTCCGGGGCGTCCGGCACGAAGAAGGGCCCGAGCACGGTCGCTTCGGTGCATGCGGGCGGCTTGCGATTGTTCTGCGAGGTCACCAGCATGGACAGCCCGAGCGTGTCGGACAGCAACACGAACTCCTGCCGGTGCTCGTCGGTGATATGGCCGACCTCGGTCAGAAAGCGGATCGCGTGGAACCACTCCTGTTCCGTGAGTTTCACCTCACGGGCGAATGCGTGCAGATGCTGCACGAGGCTGGTCATGACGGCGCGCAGGCGGTCGTTTTCACACTGCGACATGGACGCGATCACCGCCTGTGTAATCGTGTCTTCGTTGATATTGCGCATCGGTCTGCTCCGCAAGTATCCCGGCACTATAAACGCGTGCCGCGCGGTAAGCCGGAGACTTTGCCAGATCAGTCCTGGCCCTGAACTCCACATCCTTCATCATCTGCCAATTTTCGGCCATCTTTGCGTCGGAGTGTTTCCTGGGCCCGCGCCAAATCGACGCGATGCCGTTCAGTCCATGCGTACAGCGCCAAGCCTGCCGCCGTCAGCGCGAAGCCTGCCCATACGGCCGACAGCAGGCTGCTGCCCTGCGCGATGGCCTGCCCACCCGCCCAGGCGCCAACGGCGTTGGCCACGTTCAGGGCGGCGAGATTCATCGCGCCCATCAACGTCGGGGCGTCTGGCGCGGCCTGCGTCAGCCGGACCTGGATGGTCGGGATCGCCACCATCATCGTCGCGCCGACCGCGAACAGGCCCGCCATCAATACCCAGGCATTCCCGCCGCCCAGCGCCAACAGCGCCAGGGCAAGCAGCGCGCTGCCGAAGCCGATCAGCAGGCCCCGCGACGGATGGCGGTCGGCCAATCGGCCGCCGTAGATGTTGCCCACGGTCATGCCCACGCCGAACAGGCCCAGCGCGATCGGGATCCAGCGCTCGCCGAGCCCGGAGCCTTGGGTGACAAGCGGACCGATGAAGGTGTAGACCGCGAAGATGCTCGCCACGCCCAGGGCGGCGACCAGCACCATTGCCCAGACGGCCGGCCGGTTCAGCGCTCGCAGTTCCTGCAGCACCGGTCCACCGTCCAGCGCGGCGGAACGCGGTACCCAGGCCCATAGCGCCAGCAATGACAGCACGCCCAGCGCAGCCACGGCCAGATAGGCGTTGCGCCAACCCAGGGTCTGGCCCATCAGGGTAGCCAGCGGCGAGCCGACGATCGTGGCGATGGTCAGTCCGGTCATCACCAGTGCGAAGGCGCGTCCCCCTTGTCCCGGTCCGACGATGTAGGAGGCCACCACGGCGCCGGCGCCGAAGTAAGCGCCTTGCGGAATACCGCTCACGAAGCGCGCCAAAGTGAAGCTGCCCAGTCCAGCCGCGAACGCCGACAGCACGTTGCCCAGTACGAAGACCGCCATCAGGATCAACAGCAGATTCTTGCGGTTGAGCTTGGCGGCCAGGATGGTGACCGCCGGCCCGCCGAGCACCACGCCCAAGGCATACGCTTCAATGGCGTGCGTGGCGCCAGTCAGGTCCAGGTCCAGTCCCGCGGAGAACAACTGCAGCAGTCCCATGCTGGCGAATTCGGACGTCCCGATCGAAAAGGTCCCCAGGGCCAGCGCCAGCAGTGTCAGGGTCCTGCGGCTGATCTGGCGCGCATCGGTGCAATGCACCTTGGCCGATGCGCACTGGGGTTCGTAGGCTTCGTTGAACATGATGGTCTCTCCTGATGCCTGGGTTGGCTCGAGCGTGTTCAAACGCCCTGCGGCAGCGGCGCTTCCGGGTGCACCAGCCGCGCCTGGCGCAGCTCGCGCCAGAAGTCGGCCGGCACGTTCGCCTGCAGGCCGGCGCGATCCTCGGCGATACGCTCGGGGCGGCTGGCGCCGGGGATGACGGCAGCCACCGCCGGATGCGCCAGCGAGAATTGCAGTCCCGCCGCCTTCATGCTCACGCCATGGCTGTGGGCGATCGCCTTGATCGCCCGCACACGTTCCAGGATCTCCGGCGTCGCCGGGGCGTATTCGAAGTTCGGGCCGCCGACCAGCGCGCCTGAGCTATAGGGGCCACCGACCACGATGCCCAGGCCGCGCTCGGCCACCTTCGGCATCACCCGCTGCAGGGCGCGGGCATGATCGAGCAGCGTGTAGCGGCCGGCCAGCAGGAAGCCGTCGGGCCGCGGGCCCTGCAGGTCGAGCAGCAGTTCGATCGGCTCCACCCGATTCACCCCCAGGCCCCAGGCGCCGATCACGCCTTCGTCGCGCAGGCGATCGAGTGCCTTGAACGCGCCTTTGCGCGCGGTCTCGAAGACCCCGAGCCACTCGTCGCCGTAGAAGTCCTGGGCCACGTCATGCACCCATACGATGTCGAGCCGGTCCGTCTTCAGGCGTTGCAGGCTGTCCTCGATCGAACGCAGCGTCGCGGCTTCCGAGTAGTCGTTGACGATGCGGTTGGGACGTCCGTGGCGAAACACATCGCCCTTCTCGCCCAGGTCACGCGCCGAGACGTCTTCGACCTCGTCGAGGATCAGCCGGCCGACCTTGGTGGCCAGCACGTAGCTATCGCGGTCGCGGCCGGCCAACGCATTGCCCAGGCGCGCTTCCGCCAGGCCGGCGCCGTAGAAAGGCGCCGTATCGAAAAAGCGGATGCCATCCTGCCAGGCGGCGTCGACGGTGGCCCGGGCCTCGGGCTCGGGGATGGCGCGGAACATGTTGCCGAGTGGCGCGGTGCCGAAGCCCAGGTGGCCGGTGATGAGGTTCTTCAAGGTCATGACGCTCTCCGTTCGTGGATGGAATGAACGAATGATGGGCGTCGGCTAGTAATTCATCCAATTTATTTAATGGATTTAAGAATTATCTGTGAGAATATAGCTGGATGAGATACGACCTGAACCTGCTGCCGATCTTCGTCGCCTTGATGGAGGAGCGCAGCGTGACCCGCGCCGCCGACCGGCTGGGCATGACCCAGGCCGCGCTGTCCAATGCGCTGGCACGGCTGCGCACCATGCTGCAGGATCCCTTGTTCATCCGCGAGCGCTACGGCATGCGCCCCACGGCAAAGGCCGAAGCGCTGGCGCCGACGCTGGCGCAGGCGCTTGCCGCGATGGATACCGTCGTGCTGGGCCAGCAGGCCTTCGATCCGTCGCGCGCCGACCACATCGTCACGATCGCGCCCAACAGCTACGTCGAATTCGTTCTGGTGCCCGCCCTGGTCGCCCGCCTGAGCGCACTGGCGCCGGGCATCCGCCTGCGTACGTTGCCCTATGGCACCGACCTGACCGAAACGGGTGTGATTTCAGGCAACACCGCGATGGCGCTGGGCCGTATCAATGATGCGCCGGACAATCTTGTCGTACAGCACGTGGCCGACGACGGCCTGGCCTGCGTGGTGCGCGCGGACCATCCTGTCGTCGGTTCGCGCATCACCCGGGCCCAATACGAAGGACTCAGGCACGTCAACGTGATGCCGCCGGGGCGGCTGCGCGCGGGCCTGTTCCAGGCCTTGGAGCGGCAAGGGCTCAAGCGGGACGTAGTGGCTTCAGTCACGCACTTCGCCTCGATTCCGGAGATCGTCGCCGCCACCGATTATTGCGCGACGCTGCCGCAATTGATCTGCCGGCGGCTGTCACAGGATGCGCGCCTGAAGGTACTGCCCACGCCTGTCGATCTGGGAACCTTCCCACTCCACATCGCCTGGCATGTGCGCTATCGGCAGGACCCGGCCCACACCTGGTTGCGCACCCTGGTCGCCGAGGTGGCCCGTTCGCTTTGACCTCTGATCCGCAATGGGCGCTTGCCAGGCCGGCCCGCGTCATTCCACCTTCAACAGCCCCGACGCGATAAGCGCGCGATACGTCTCGGCCTGGCGATCCAGGAACTGGTCGAATTGCACGCCGCTCATCTTGACCGGCACGCCGCCGATGTCCTCGATGCGCCCGCGGACCGCGGGATCGTCCAGCGCGGCATTGCTGGCGTCGACCAGGCGCGCAATTGCCTCGGGCGGTGTGTCCTTGGGGGCCATGGTCGCCGTGAACGGTGCGATATCCACCTCCGGCTGCTTCAGTTCCGCCATGGTGGCGACGTCAGGCAAGGACGCCACGCGCTGGGGGAAGACCACGGACAGGGCGCGCAATTGGCCAGCCTTGATCAACTGCAGCGCCGACGGCAGGTCGGTCGCGACGGCGTCCAGCTGGCCGCCCAACAGATCCTGCACCGCCGGTCCCGCGCCCCGGTAGGCCGCAATGACGAACTGCTGGGACAGCGCCTTCTGCATCTGCAGGATGTTGACGTGGCCCGCCGTGCCATTGCCAGGATGGCCGAACTTCAATGTGCCGGGGTGGGCCTTCGCATAGGCCACCAGGTCCGCATAGGATTTCAGCGGCGAGTCCGCCTTGGTCACGATGACGCCAGGCACTTGCGTCAGCAGGGCCACCGGCTTCATGTCCTTCAGGCTGTAGCTGGCGGTCTTGCCGGCCAGCTGCCAGCTCGACACGATGGGGCCGGTGGTGCCGATCATGATCGTATAGCCGTCTGGCGCGGCTCGGACCATCTGGGTCGCGCCTATCATGCCGCCCGCGCCCCCCTTGTTTTCGACAATGAAGGTCTGGCCCAGCTGCTTGCCATACGCCTCGGCGAAAATGCGCGCGCTGCTGTCGGCATTGCCGCCCGGCACGAAGGGCACGATCACCCTTACGGCGCGATCGGGATAGTTGGACTTCTGCGCCCAGCCGGCCAGCGGATGCGCGAGCAGGCCGGCGGCGAGGGCCGCGGCGACAAAGCCGCGGCGGTGAGTTTGAAGGTTCATGGCGAGTCTCCCGTTTGATGAGTTTTGAAAGTGTTTGCCTGCATGCCTCGCGCTAGGTTGCGACGAGGTGATCCGTACTGAGTTGGTCGAGATCGCCGACCCCCAGTAAAGCCATGTCGCGATGGATCTCGTCGCGCAGAAGGGTGATGGCATGGGCCACGCCTGCCTGGCCGCCGACCGCGGCGGCATAGGCCATCGGCCGTCCCACGAAGACGTGGTCCGCCCCCTGCGCCAACGCCTTCAGGACATCCGTGCCGCGCCGGATGCCGCTATCCAGCATCAGGGCCATGCGGCCCTTGGCCTTGACCGCTTCGGGCAGCACCAGCATCGGCGGCGCGGTGCCGTCGAGCTGGCGGCCGCCGTGGTTGGACAGGATCACCCCATCCGCGCCCGCCTGCTCCGCGCGCATGACGTCGGCGGCGGAGATCAACCCCTTCACCACCAGCTTGCCGCGCCATTGCCGGCGCACCAGCGCCAGGTGTTCCCAGTTCAAGTGGTCGCGCAGGCCGAATTGGCGCACCACGCTGCGCGAGATGATGGGCACGCCTCTTCCCGCGCCGGCATTCTCGAAATGCGGCATGCCGTGCCTGACCAGCGTGCGTCCCAGCGTGCCCAGCAGCCAACGCGGACGAAGCAGGCCGTCCCAGGCCAGCCGCAGCCCGGGCCGCAGAGGCGTGGTGAAGCCCACCCGGACGTTGTTCTCGCGATTCGCCAGCGTGGCCGTATCCACGGTGATGACCAGGGTCTTGAACCCAGCCTTTTCCACACGCTGGAGCAAGCCTTCGATATGCGCCTGCTCGCCCGGGATATAAGCCTGGAACCAGCCGCAGGTCGGCGCCGCCTGGGCGACCCTTTCCATGCGGGTCAGCGACGCGCCGCTCAGCACATAAGGAATCCCCGCGGCTTCGGCCGCGCGTGCCATGATGACGTCGCCGTCGAAGGCGAACATCGCGCATAGCCCCATGGGCGCGATCCCGAACGGCGCCCGGTATGCCTGCCCCATCAGCGTCCGCTCCTGGTCCCGGGCGGACACGTCGACCAGCACATTGGTGCGGAACATCCACTTCCGGAAGGCTGCGACGTTGGCCTGCAAGGTGACGTTGTCCTCGACCCCGCCCTGCAGATAGCCGAAGATCGGCCGCGGCAGCACCCGCTTCGCCGCCTCTTCCAGGTCGCCCAGTGAAAGAATGCCGCGCAGCCGGGGAGGAATATGGCGCCGGGCGTTGGGCGCGGGCCCGAGCTGTTGGCGCGGTAGGGTCGTCGTCATGGGCGTTCCGTGTGACCTCTGCATAGCCTGCAGAAAGGCCGCATTGGAAATCACGCCGGCCCATGCCGGCAATTCGTTACGCCCTGCGTAACATCATGGGTGCCAGGTCGCCCGCAGGGCGGTGGCGGGAACGGCGCCCAGGGCCACGCCCAGCCGCTTGGCGGCGTCCACTGTGGCGGGCGCCAGCCTGCGCAGGACGGCGGGCGTCAACCGCTCCACCGGACCGGAAGTGCTGATGGCGCCGAGCACCGTTCCGTGCGCGCCCCGCACCGCCGCCGCCACCGCGGCCGCGCCGGTGGAGCGCTCGGCGCGCGCCCAGTGATAGCCCTGGCGGCGGATGCGCTCGTAGAGGTCGCCCGGCTCGCCCAGCGCGGCGAGGATGGTCCGCCCGGGCGCTCCGAGATCCAGCGGCAGGAGCTCGCCCGACCGGGGATGGTCGGGGCGCGCATTCGGGCCGTCGCAGCGCATCAGGCAACTGCGCAGATTGCCTTCATGCACGTAGAACGAGGCGCTCTCGCCCGTCTCCATGGAGAGCTTGCGCAGGATGGGTTCGATGACCGAGCCCACGTCGAACTGCGCCTGGTAGCGGGAGCCTATCCAGCCGGCGGCCGGGCCGAGCCGCCACGCACCGTCTTCGCGCTGCACCATGAATCGGGACAGCGCCAGGGTGCGGGCCAGCCGCAGCGCGGTGGGCTTGTGCATGCCCGTGCGGCGGGCGAGTTCGGTCAGGGAAAGGAACACCTCGTCGCCGCCGTCGAAGGCCTTGAGCAGCGACATGGCGCGGACGACGGCGTGCACATGCTCCTGGCCGGCGACGGGCGGGATGTCGGCGGGCCCCTTGAGGATCCCGGGCCCGGGCGACCGCGCCGGCGCCGTGGGTGCGTGCGATTTCGCCATACGGTTTTCCATCCGCGTATCGGTTGTCTCCAGGCGCGATGTTACGCCAGCCGTAACGCGTTGCGCGGGCGCGTGCGGCTGATCATCATTCGATTCCTGATCGATAACAACAGACCGGAGACGATGCGATGAGCACCCGGGTGAACCATGGCCGGCGTCGCCTGCCAGGCGCGGTCCTGTTGGCATCCATAGGCCGCCGCCTTGTCCGCTATCGCTTGAGTGACGATGGGTTCGTCGAGCGGGACCGCCTGGCGCTGCCGCTCACCGTTCAATACGCCTGCTTCCATCCGGCCGGGCCGATCGCCTACGTCGCCTGCAGCAATGGCGGCGTCGCCAGTCCGGGGGACCGTCACTGCCTGGTCCAGGTGTCCTTGGACGGCACCGGTATGCGCATGGTGGCTGAACCGGTCGCGCTGCCATACCGCCCGCTGCATGCGTCGGTGGACCACGAAAGCAAGCGCCTCGTGCTTGCCTACAACCGTCCGGCCGCGGTGACCCTGCATGATCTCGACGACGATGGCCGCGTGGCGCCGCGGCGTCGGCTGCTGGCGGAAGGTACCGCACTGGTCGGGTACTTCCCGCATCAGGTGATACCGATGCCCGGCAGCCGGAACCTGCTTCTGACATGCCGTGGCGATGACGCAGGCAAGGCCAGCGCGGAGAACCCGGGATCCTTGCGAGTACTGCGAGACGAAGGCCAGACGCTTGCATGCGCACAGACGGTCGCGCCGAATGGCGGCTTCGGTTTCGGCCCGCGCAACTGCGCTTTCCACCCGCGGGGGCATCTGTTGTATGCGGTGCTGGAACGCCAGAACCGCCTGGCGGCATTCCCTTATCGGGAAGGCGTCATCGCGCCCCAACCGAGCTGGGACGTGGGGCTGCTGGAGGACTCCGGCAACGTAAGGCGGCCGCAACTGGGCGGCGCCATCGCGATCCACCCCACCGGCCGATACGTCTACGTCGTCAACCGCGCGCATCCGGTCGCGGACGGCTCGGGTCGGCTGCCGGCCGACGCGATGGCCTGCGGAGAGAACAGCGTCGTGGTCTTCCACCTCGATGCCCAGACCGGCGAGCCGCGGGAGATGCAGCGCCTGGCGCTGAAAGGCCTGCACGCACGCTGTCTTGCGCTGACCGCCGACGGCAAGCTGCTCGTCGCCGCCCCGCGCCAGGCTGGCCGCTTCATGCACGACGACGGCCGCATCGTCGACTGCACGGCGGGTTTCGCCACTTTTCACGTCGCCGATACCGGTCGGCTGACATTCATCCGTCAGGACGTCGTCGACGTAGGCAACGATCAGCTGTTCTGGGCCGATTTCGCACCGGTCTGAGCGCTGGCCCGCGCGTCCGCGTCGCCTTCAGGCACTCAACTCCAGCCCATGACGTTTCATGACTGACTTCAGCATGGCGATATCCGGCGGACCGCCGGCGCCCAGTACCCCGGCCACTTCACGGAAGTAATCGGGACCGATGTTGGCGGGCGAGAACACCACCAGCGCGCGGGCTGGAACATCGCCGGGGTTGGAGAAATGATGGACGCTGCCGCGCGGCGAGAAACAGTGGTCCCCCACGTTCAAGACCT
Encoded proteins:
- a CDS encoding aldo/keto reductase; its protein translation is MTLKNLITGHLGFGTAPLGNMFRAIPEPEARATVDAAWQDGIRFFDTAPFYGAGLAEARLGNALAGRDRDSYVLATKVGRLILDEVEDVSARDLGEKGDVFRHGRPNRIVNDYSEAATLRSIEDSLQRLKTDRLDIVWVHDVAQDFYGDEWLGVFETARKGAFKALDRLRDEGVIGAWGLGVNRVEPIELLLDLQGPRPDGFLLAGRYTLLDHARALQRVMPKVAERGLGIVVGGPYSSGALVGGPNFEYAPATPEILERVRAIKAIAHSHGVSMKAAGLQFSLAHPAVAAVIPGASRPERIAEDRAGLQANVPADFWRELRQARLVHPEAPLPQGV
- a CDS encoding MFS transporter, with amino-acid sequence MFNEAYEPQCASAKVHCTDARQISRRTLTLLALALGTFSIGTSEFASMGLLQLFSAGLDLDLTGATHAIEAYALGVVLGGPAVTILAAKLNRKNLLLILMAVFVLGNVLSAFAAGLGSFTLARFVSGIPQGAYFGAGAVVASYIVGPGQGGRAFALVMTGLTIATIVGSPLATLMGQTLGWRNAYLAVAALGVLSLLALWAWVPRSAALDGGPVLQELRALNRPAVWAMVLVAALGVASIFAVYTFIGPLVTQGSGLGERWIPIALGLFGVGMTVGNIYGGRLADRHPSRGLLIGFGSALLALALLALGGGNAWVLMAGLFAVGATMMVAIPTIQVRLTQAAPDAPTLMGAMNLAALNVANAVGAWAGGQAIAQGSSLLSAVWAGFALTAAGLALYAWTERHRVDLARAQETLRRKDGRKLADDEGCGVQGQD
- a CDS encoding tripartite tricarboxylate transporter substrate binding protein, with translation MNLQTHRRGFVAAALAAGLLAHPLAGWAQKSNYPDRAVRVIVPFVPGGNADSSARIFAEAYGKQLGQTFIVENKGGAGGMIGATQMVRAAPDGYTIMIGTTGPIVSSWQLAGKTASYSLKDMKPVALLTQVPGVIVTKADSPLKSYADLVAYAKAHPGTLKFGHPGNGTAGHVNILQMQKALSQQFVIAAYRGAGPAVQDLLGGQLDAVATDLPSALQLIKAGQLRALSVVFPQRVASLPDVATMAELKQPEVDIAPFTATMAPKDTPPEAIARLVDASNAALDDPAVRGRIEDIGGVPVKMSGVQFDQFLDRQAETYRALIASGLLKVE
- a CDS encoding intradiol ring-cleavage dioxygenase, coding for MRNINEDTITQAVIASMSQCENDRLRAVMTSLVQHLHAFAREVKLTEQEWFHAIRFLTEVGHITDEHRQEFVLLSDTLGLSMLVTSQNNRKPPACTEATVLGPFFVPDAPEYALGDDIANGAAGMPCFVSGSVAGIDGEPVGGAQLDVWQSDEDGFYDVQHETDADGRIVPQARGRLRTAADGTFHFRSILAEAYPIPHDGPVGKMLEALGRHPWRPAHLHFWIQAAGYEPLITHVFRDGDRYLDSDAVFGVRSSLVVDWERHEAGIAPDGTTSDTPFYTLDYRFVLNPLEETA
- a CDS encoding maleylacetate reductase, encoding MHASEFVYGGRAVRVVFGAGKRATIADEARLLGAGRALVISGAEQRALGKSLCDTLGDACAGLFDRAAMHVPAELAREARELATQVRADCIVAAGGGSAIGLAKAIALTSGLPIIAVPTTYAGSEMTPIYGLTEDGLKRTGNDLRVLPKTVIYDPELTLSLPTALSVTSGINAIAHAAEGLYSRDANPVTDLFAHEGIAALAGSLPIIVREPSNIEARARALYGAWLCGTVLGAVGMALHHKLCHTLGGTFDLPHAPTHTVVLAHALAYNASAAPHAMARIADALGCDDAPTGIHLLARELGAPVSLAALGMREADLDRAADLACQNAYWNPRPIERAPIRALLQRAFDGSLRTDTPRAG
- a CDS encoding LysR family transcriptional regulator — its product is MRYDLNLLPIFVALMEERSVTRAADRLGMTQAALSNALARLRTMLQDPLFIRERYGMRPTAKAEALAPTLAQALAAMDTVVLGQQAFDPSRADHIVTIAPNSYVEFVLVPALVARLSALAPGIRLRTLPYGTDLTETGVISGNTAMALGRINDAPDNLVVQHVADDGLACVVRADHPVVGSRITRAQYEGLRHVNVMPPGRLRAGLFQALERQGLKRDVVASVTHFASIPEIVAATDYCATLPQLICRRLSQDARLKVLPTPVDLGTFPLHIAWHVRYRQDPAHTWLRTLVAEVARSL